The Rhizobium viscosum genomic sequence CAGAAGGAGAGCGACGAGCAGCGAGAAGATGCCCAGAGCTTCCGTAACGGCGAAGCCGAATACCAGACGGCCGAACTGGCTGTCAGCTGCAGACGGATTGCGCAGAGCGCCGGAGAGGTAGCTGCCGAAGATATTGCCGAGGCCGAGAGCCGTACCGGCCATACCAAAGCAAGCCAGGCCTGCACCGATGAACTTTGCTGCTTCCGCTTCCATGTTGAACTCCTTTGAAATGGTTGTTGCGGCGAATGACTGACGCCCTTTGACGTCGATGTCGTTATCCTTAGTGCCCGCCCGGATGGATCGCGTCGTTGAGGTACATGCAAGTCAGCACCGCAAAGACGTAAGCCTGGAGGAAGGCGACGAGGAACTCGAGACCGGTCAGGGCGACGGTCATGATGAGAGGAAGAATGGCTCCGCCGACACCGACAGCACCGAGGGCTCCAAGCGAGGCGACGAAGCCTGCGAACACCTTCAGCGTGATGTGACCAGCGAGCATGTTTGCGAAAAGACGAACCGACAATGAAATCGGACGGGACAGGAAGGAAATGATTTCGATCGCGACGACCAGCGGCAACAGAATGCCTGGCACACCCGAGGGCACGAAGACGTTCAGGAAGTGGAAGCCGTGCTTATAGAAGCCGTAGACGAGAACCGTGCCGATGACGAGGATCGCCAGTGCGAAGGTGACAATGATCTGGCTGGTAATCGTGAAGAAATACGGGAACATGCCGAGCAAGTTTGCCGTCAGCACGAACATGAAGAGCGAGAAGACCAGCGGGAAGAACTTCATTCCCTTGGTGCCCGCCCCTTCCTTGAGCATGCCGGCAATGAACTCGTAGGACATTTCGGCAAGCGACTGCGAACGGCCGGGAACGATGGCGCGGTTCGAAGTCGAGAAATAGAGGAAACCAGCGGCTACGGCAGCCGAAGCAACCATGAAGAGCGATGCATTGGTGAACGAGAAATCAATCCCGCCGATCTCGATCGGCACAATCTTAAAGATCTGGAACTGATGAGTCGGATCGTTTGACACCGGTTGCTCTCTCTCTTTGGCCCGCCCAAGAGGCGGAAATTGCACTGGGCCGGGCGGCCCTATTTATCATTGTTTTGGCGATCCAGGGGTTGGGCAACCTTCCCTGCAGCGCGCAAAACATTCAAAACGCCAGCACAGAATCCAAGAAGCAGAAGAACAATCAACCCCCAAGGCGTCGTGCCAACAAAATGGTCGAAGAGCCAGCCGAGCACAGCACCGACAACGATGGCGGAAATGAATTCGCTCGAGAGCTTCATCGCCTGGGCATAACCTTTACGGCTCTGCTCGGCGCTGGCCTCCCGCGCTTCTTCCTTCCTGTCATCGACACGCTTGGAGGCAAGTTCCGCTTCCAGCTGCCGACGGCGCTGCTCAAGACTTTCTTCGCGGTCATCCGCCATCGTGCTCTCCTCCGCTCCCGTCGCCCGCAATCCCGCTACCCCGGTTTTCCGAACCACGGACGCAAAGGTTAGAGAACCTTCCGGCCCGTTCTGAAGTCGCGCGCAACATAGTTTTAGGGATTAGCATAGTCAAGGCGTAGACAGCTTGTGTCCAGCCATAAAATAACCGCAGAGAATCAAAGATTTAAACGGAATTTTGTCGCCTCGCCGCGTTTTCTCGGAAAGAATCCGTCATCCAACACGGCTAGACGGTTGAAATTCCGCGATCCGCGGCCCTTTCTGGTCAGCTCCAGCCGCCCCCATAGGTGCGGTAGAAGACATGCATGCCGATGCGGCCAACCTTTTCCATGGTCTTTGCCCAGTTCGGACGAACATAGACGGCATGATAATGCGTGGCGGAGCCGACCTGCGGCAGCCAGATCTTGCCGGCGGTCACGGCCATGGCTACATCGCGGGCGACGCGCCAGTGATATTGCGAATTCACGCGGTCCTTGATGTTGTCGCAGGCGAAGGAAAACTGGCAGCGGTTGCGCCAGTCCTCGTTCTGGTAGACGACGCCGCAAATGGTCTTCGGATAGGCGGGGTTGCGGACGCGATTGAGGATGACTTGCGCGACGGCCGCCTGCCCCTTCACGGATTCGCCGCGCGCTTCGAAATAGATGCCTGAAGCCAGGCATTGCTGCTCGCGGGCGGAAAAGACGCTGGAGGGCAGGATGCTGGCAGCCCAGGCATGGTCCCTCGGGCCGATCTGCGGCACGAAACGGCCTTCATCCTTGTCCGTCAGGATCGAATCGAAAGGCGACTGGCGGGAATAATCCGGTGCGGCAGGTGCATAGGCTGTCGCCAGTACGTCCGCCTTGTTGCTGGTCACGAGGCTTGCCAGCATTGCCGGCACAGCAGTGTTCTGCTGTGGCACCGGCTGCGTCTTGTAGAAGGCCGTGGCGATCTCGATCTCCTTGCCCTTGATCGTCGGCTTCACGAAGGCCGACTTATCCTTGAGATCGAAGACCGGGCGGAAGAGAAGCCTGGTGCGGTCAAGGATGGAGCCGGCGGAGAAATCCTTCGGCGGCAGCACCTTTTCGACGGCAACGACGCGGCCCTTCTTGGCATTGCGATTGACACGATCTTCGTCCAGGCTGCCGTCATTACTTTTCCCACCAGAGACGAAGGCAACCTTGCGGCCGTCGGGCAGCACCATGCCTGCACCTGATACGATCGAGCCGGTGGCAGCGGGATCGGCAAAAGCGAGCTCAGCCTGATGGATGGAGCCGGCCGGCGAATTGGTCAGTACCATGCGCCAGCTTTCGCCATCATTGTCGAGGCCGGCGAGCATGGTGGCGAGATCGGCATGAGAGGCGACGCTCGGGAAGATCAGCCATCCGGCCACGCCGAAGATCGCGGGAGAGACCCAATTCTGGGGCAAGAGACGCAGCTTGCTGCGGAAGCGGCCATTTCGACGCAACGCGGACTCCGGGCATGGGACGCAGGAACAGTCCCAAGAAAATCTCGCATTAACCTTGATAGCTGGTTAACGACCTGTCCCGGAATATGCCCATGAGGATTTCTGCATATTCTGATGCGGCGGATATTTTCGAGAGGCGAATCACGCCGCCCGCTCATTCCCGTGCCGGTGGCAAAATTGGGAGAGAGCGAGACGGCGCCCTCCCCTTGCTTCTCGTCAAATGATGACGTGCGAACCCAATTCCACCACGCGGTTGGCCGGCAGGCGGAAGTAGTCGGAGGGATTGGCGGCAGCATTGGCGAGCGCGATGTAGAGGCGGTCCTGCCAGTAGGGCATGCCGGACTTGGCATCGGGCACCAGCTTGCGCCGGCCGAGATAGAAGGACGTCGTCATGATGTCGAACTTGAGGCCGGTCTTGCGCAATGCTGCCAGCGCTTGGGAGACATTCTGCGATTCCATGAAGCCGAAGAGCAGTTCCACGCGCGAGAAACGTTCGGAGATCTGCTCGACCTTGTAGCGCTCCTGCGGCGAGACGCGTGGCTTGTTGACCGTGCGGATCGTCAGAATGACGTTGCGATCATGAAGCACGTGGTTGTGCTTGAGATTGTGCAGCAGGGCCGCGGGTGCGGAATCCGGATCGCTGGTCAGGAAGATCGCGGTACCCGGAACATGGGCCGGCGAATGCTCGCTCTTGCGCTCGATGGAACTTACGAAGGAAGCAAGCGGAATATCCGTATGGCGGGTCTTTTCCGTCAGGATCGCCGTGCCGCGACGCCAGGTCCACATAATGACGGTGAAGGCCGTCGCAATCATGATCGGGATGTAACCGCCGTCATGGATCTTCAGGAGGTTGGCGCCCAAGAAGATCAGTTCGAGCGTGACCAGCGGAAGCAGCGCGATGATGGCAACCGGAAGCGACCAGTTCCAGCGGACGCGGACGAATTCGAAGGCCATGATCGAGGTGACGACCATCGCGCCGGTGACCGAGATGCCGTAGGCGGTCGCCAGCGAATCCGAGGTCTTGAAGCCGAGCACGAGGAAGATGACGCCGAAGAACAGCACCGCATTGACCGAAGGTACAAAGATCTGCCCCGTATTGGTCTCTGAGGTGAAGAGAATTTCCATCCGCGGCAGGAAGCCGAGGTTGATCCCCTGACGTACGAGCGAGAAGGCCCCCGTGATGACGGCCTGGCTGGCGATGATGGTGGCGGCAGTCGCGAGGATGACGACCGGCAGCAGCGCCCACTTCGGGTACATGAGGTAGAAAGGATCGGACATCGTCATCGGATTGCCGAGAACGAGCGCGCCCTGCCCCAGATAGTTCAGCGTCAGCGACGGGAAGACCAGCAGGAACCATGCCCACTGGATCGGGCGACGACCGAAATGACCGAGATCCGCATAGAGCGCTTCGGCACCCGTCACCGTCAAGAAGACGGCACCGAGAACGACGATGCCGTAGAAACCCTCATGCAGCAGGAAGCTGATGGCATAATAGGGGTTGAAGGCGGCGAGGATGCCGTAGTCATCGGAAATATGAGCGATACCGGCGGCGGCCATAACGAGGAACCAAAGCGCCGTGATCGGGCCGAAGAACCGTGCGACCGCCCCCGTGCCATGCGACTGCACGACGAAGAGCAGCGCCAGAATCGCTACCGATATGGGCACTATATATTCCGACAGTTGCGGCGTAACGAGCTTGATACCTTCGACGGCCGACAGAACCGAGAGCGCCGGCGTGATCATAGCGTCGCCAAGGAAGAGTGCCGCGCCCATCAGGCCGAGCAGCATCAAAAGCGCTGTATGGCCATTGGCGGTTTTCATCAGGAGGGCGAGCAGCGACAGCGTGCCGCCTTCGCCATCATTGTCGGCGCGCAGCAGGAAGAGCACGTATTTGATCGTGACGATGATGGTCAGCGCCCAGATCATCAGGGAAATGAGGCTGATGACCTCGAAGCGGGTGAGACCATCATGGGCGACCGGCTTCAGCGCTTCGCGGAAGGCATAAAGCGGGCTCGTGCCGATATCCCCGTAAACGACACCTACGGAGCCTAGCGCAAGATAAAAGAGCTTGCGCGGCGTAAGGTTGCGTTCTTGAGAATGGCTTTCTTCGGACATGAAGCAATTACAGGCTCCTCAGAGCCAGCCTTTCCAGCGGAAAAAGAAGAAGGGAATGACGGCGGAGATCACCATGAGGCCCAGCGAGTAGGGATAACCCGCGGCCAGGTGCAGCTCCGGCATGAACTCGAAATTCATGCCATAGATGGAGGCGACCAGCGTCGGCGGCAAGAACACCACCGAAGCGATCGAGAAAATCTTGATGATGGCGTTCTGCTCGATGTTGATAAGGCCGAGCGAGGCGTCGAGCAGGAAGGTGATGTTGCCGGCGACGAAGGACGCATGTTCCGAAAGGGACTGGATGTCACGCGAAATCGTTCGGCAAAGTTCCTTGGTTTCCTGATCGTTCTGCACGACCGGGATCGTATAGAAGAAGGTGAGAAGGCGCGAAAGCGAACCAAGACTGTCGCGCAGCTTGCTGATCATGCGGTGATGGCCGGCAATGTCCTTCAGCTTCTCTTCCAGATAGTTTGAAGGCTTGCGCACCTTCTTGGCGCGGTCCCCGAAAACATGCACCGACAGGATGTCCAGACGGGACACCGACATTTCCAGAACTTCGGCGGTGCGATCGACGATCGTTTCCAGGAGCTTTGCAAGCAGAGAGGCACCGCTGCGCCACTGTTCCGGTACGCGGTGCAGGGCGGCGATGAAGAGTGCGAAGGACTTCGGATGGGCATAGCGGATGGTCACCAGCTTGTCGCCGGCAAGGATGAAGGCGACATCCGTCAGGGTCGGCGCTTCCGTTTCCGCTTTCCATATCAGCGAAGCAGTCATGTATACGGCGTTATTTTCGACATAAAGGCGGGCTGACGGCTCAATCGCCCTGAGATCGTCGCGGGTCGGTACTTCGATGCCAAGAATCGTTTCGACATGCAGTTCCTCCTCACGAGTCGGCTCGACCATGTCGATCCATACCACATCCGCCGGAAACTCCGGAGGATTGGCAAGATCACGAATCTCGACCGACTTGCAGTTGGAACAGTATGCGGTGATCACAGCCCGCATCTCCGGCGGCACCGGCACTCAGCCGTCACGGTGCTTTTCATTGAAAACCCTTCCATACCCTCGCGAGTGCGGTGACGCCAGGGCACACTCCCCATCGATCGTAACGGAAGCGGATAAAGAAAGTTCATAAAACTCCGGTCATGTCCGGCCTTACCGGCCGGGTTGCTCCACCGCATCGCAGTCACCAATCCTTCGATCGACAAGTCAACTCCGAATATGCAGCGAGGCCGGAACCTCCATCGACAGGCGGCCATCACAGAGCATTTGCAGACGCGCCATCATGACGCCGGCGCGCATATGAAGCAAAGCCGGAAAATAATCAAGACATCTTACGTGAACTGCGCCCTTTCATCTCATTTCCCCCACAATTTGAGGTAAGCGGCGAAGTGATTCGCACTATTCGAAGACGATCGCAGGTGCGGCGCGCTGCGGGTTTTCGCCGACCTGTTCCCAGACCTTGGCAGCGATTGCGCGGTAGATGCCGGCGACAATACCATTTGGATCGGAGGCGACAAGCGGCGTTCCCGCATCCGAAGTCTCGCGGATATTCATGGTCAGCGGCACTTCGCCAAGGAAGGGCACACCGATGCGCTCGGCCTCCCTGCGGGCACCGCCGTGGCCGAAGATGTCATAGCGCGTGCCGGTATCGGGCGCGACGAAATAGCTCATGTTCTCGACAATGCCGAGAACCGGCACTTCGACCTTGCGGAACATGTTGAGGCCCTTGCGGGCATCGATCAGCGCCAGATCCTGCGGTGTGGAGACAATCACGGCGCCGGCGAGCGGCACCTGCTGGGCCATGGTGAGCTGGGCGTCACCAGTGCCGGGCGGCATGTCGACGACGAGAATATCGAGTTCGCCCCAGGCGACCTCGCGCAACATCTGCAGGAGGGCGGACTGGACCATCGGCCCGCGCCAGATCATCGCGGTTTCCTCATCGACGAGGAAGCCCATAGACATGACCTTGAGGCCGTAATTTTCCATGGGATTGATGATGCGACCATCGATCTGGGTTGGACGGCCGGAAATCTTCAGGAGACGCGGCATGGAGGGGCCGTAGATATCGGCATCGAGAATACCAACGCGAAGACCATTCGCCTGCAGGCCGAGCGCCAGATTGACCGCCGTTGTCGACTTGCCGACGCCGCCCTTGCCCGATGCGACAGCGATAATGGCGCCAATGCCGGGAACGCCGATCTTGGCGGTGCGCGGCTGCTGCTGCGGAGCATGGGAGTGGCCGTGATGGCCGTGATCAACCTGTGGGGCGGGACGTGCTGCGGGTGCATTTGCGGCCGCCTTCTTGTCTGCCGTCAGCGCCACGAGCGCACCTTTCACGCCTGGCATTTCCTTGATCACACGCTCGGCAGCGAGCCGCAGCGGCTCCAGTTCCTTGGCGCGTTCGGCCGGCACAGTGATCGAGAAATAGACCTTGCCATCGGAGATGAAGACATCGGAAACCATGCCGAGTTCGACGATGCTGTGCTCCAGATCCGGCCCGCGCACGGTCTTCAGCGTTTCCAGAACCTGTTCCTTGGTGATCTCGGTCATTCAGCCCTCACTGCTTTTCACTTCAGTAAATAGTGGAGGCCAGCAGCTTCGCCAAACAAAATCGGTCGGAAGCACATCTCACATCAAAGGAAAGGCAGCGCGTTCTCTCGCCGTTGCGGCCATCAAGTCCGCTGGGCTCTCGCCCTGATGGCCGCAACGGACTCCCCGAGAACCGGCGCAATTCGGGGCGAAGTAGAGCAACCGGCAAAAAAGGCCAGAAAAAAATTGAAAGAAATCGTCCGGTTTTTGGAACAGGGCAGGAGGCGGTTGCCCAAACGCAACAACCGCCGCCGATATCGGACCGCCGGGAGAAAAGCGGCGGCGACATCAGACGGCGGCGTGTCGGTCGCGCCATTGAGCTGGCGCTGTTTCAAAGTCCCCTCTGGACCTCTGCCGATACGAATGCAGGAAGCGTGCCAACTGCGAAATCCGCGGAAAAAGACCGGTAATCGTCAGTTCTGGCAGCCGAT encodes the following:
- a CDS encoding AtpZ/AtpI family protein encodes the protein MADDREESLEQRRRQLEAELASKRVDDRKEEAREASAEQSRKGYAQAMKLSSEFISAIVVGAVLGWLFDHFVGTTPWGLIVLLLLGFCAGVLNVLRAAGKVAQPLDRQNNDK
- a CDS encoding cell wall hydrolase — translated: MRRNGRFRSKLRLLPQNWVSPAIFGVAGWLIFPSVASHADLATMLAGLDNDGESWRMVLTNSPAGSIHQAELAFADPAATGSIVSGAGMVLPDGRKVAFVSGGKSNDGSLDEDRVNRNAKKGRVVAVEKVLPPKDFSAGSILDRTRLLFRPVFDLKDKSAFVKPTIKGKEIEIATAFYKTQPVPQQNTAVPAMLASLVTSNKADVLATAYAPAAPDYSRQSPFDSILTDKDEGRFVPQIGPRDHAWAASILPSSVFSAREQQCLASGIYFEARGESVKGQAAVAQVILNRVRNPAYPKTICGVVYQNEDWRNRCQFSFACDNIKDRVNSQYHWRVARDVAMAVTAGKIWLPQVGSATHYHAVYVRPNWAKTMEKVGRIGMHVFYRTYGGGWS
- a CDS encoding magnesium transporter CorA family protein, coding for MITAYCSNCKSVEIRDLANPPEFPADVVWIDMVEPTREEELHVETILGIEVPTRDDLRAIEPSARLYVENNAVYMTASLIWKAETEAPTLTDVAFILAGDKLVTIRYAHPKSFALFIAALHRVPEQWRSGASLLAKLLETIVDRTAEVLEMSVSRLDILSVHVFGDRAKKVRKPSNYLEEKLKDIAGHHRMISKLRDSLGSLSRLLTFFYTIPVVQNDQETKELCRTISRDIQSLSEHASFVAGNITFLLDASLGLINIEQNAIIKIFSIASVVFLPPTLVASIYGMNFEFMPELHLAAGYPYSLGLMVISAVIPFFFFRWKGWL
- a CDS encoding potassium transporter Kup, whose translation is MSEESHSQERNLTPRKLFYLALGSVGVVYGDIGTSPLYAFREALKPVAHDGLTRFEVISLISLMIWALTIIVTIKYVLFLLRADNDGEGGTLSLLALLMKTANGHTALLMLLGLMGAALFLGDAMITPALSVLSAVEGIKLVTPQLSEYIVPISVAILALLFVVQSHGTGAVARFFGPITALWFLVMAAAGIAHISDDYGILAAFNPYYAISFLLHEGFYGIVVLGAVFLTVTGAEALYADLGHFGRRPIQWAWFLLVFPSLTLNYLGQGALVLGNPMTMSDPFYLMYPKWALLPVVILATAATIIASQAVITGAFSLVRQGINLGFLPRMEILFTSETNTGQIFVPSVNAVLFFGVIFLVLGFKTSDSLATAYGISVTGAMVVTSIMAFEFVRVRWNWSLPVAIIALLPLVTLELIFLGANLLKIHDGGYIPIMIATAFTVIMWTWRRGTAILTEKTRHTDIPLASFVSSIERKSEHSPAHVPGTAIFLTSDPDSAPAALLHNLKHNHVLHDRNVILTIRTVNKPRVSPQERYKVEQISERFSRVELLFGFMESQNVSQALAALRKTGLKFDIMTTSFYLGRRKLVPDAKSGMPYWQDRLYIALANAAANPSDYFRLPANRVVELGSHVII
- a CDS encoding F0F1 ATP synthase subunit A; the encoded protein is MSNDPTHQFQIFKIVPIEIGGIDFSFTNASLFMVASAAVAAGFLYFSTSNRAIVPGRSQSLAEMSYEFIAGMLKEGAGTKGMKFFPLVFSLFMFVLTANLLGMFPYFFTITSQIIVTFALAILVIGTVLVYGFYKHGFHFLNVFVPSGVPGILLPLVVAIEIISFLSRPISLSVRLFANMLAGHITLKVFAGFVASLGALGAVGVGGAILPLIMTVALTGLEFLVAFLQAYVFAVLTCMYLNDAIHPGGH
- a CDS encoding Mrp/NBP35 family ATP-binding protein, giving the protein MTEITKEQVLETLKTVRGPDLEHSIVELGMVSDVFISDGKVYFSITVPAERAKELEPLRLAAERVIKEMPGVKGALVALTADKKAAANAPAARPAPQVDHGHHGHSHAPQQQPRTAKIGVPGIGAIIAVASGKGGVGKSTTAVNLALGLQANGLRVGILDADIYGPSMPRLLKISGRPTQIDGRIINPMENYGLKVMSMGFLVDEETAMIWRGPMVQSALLQMLREVAWGELDILVVDMPPGTGDAQLTMAQQVPLAGAVIVSTPQDLALIDARKGLNMFRKVEVPVLGIVENMSYFVAPDTGTRYDIFGHGGARREAERIGVPFLGEVPLTMNIRETSDAGTPLVASDPNGIVAGIYRAIAAKVWEQVGENPQRAAPAIVFE
- a CDS encoding F0F1 ATP synthase subunit C, giving the protein MEAEAAKFIGAGLACFGMAGTALGLGNIFGSYLSGALRNPSAADSQFGRLVFGFAVTEALGIFSLLVALLLLFAV